The following coding sequences are from one Paenibacillus sp. JDR-2 window:
- a CDS encoding MFS transporter — MKSLSQYPKEIKVFLIASLINAIGSALMWPLVTMFVFDQLGRTMSDAGLVILVQSIGGIAGQLLGGALYHRVGVKKLIIGALALNAAGLLFLPALSHAWTVFIVMMGLIGLFNALSMPAIQAFIGFRFAERRGELFNIVYIANNIGVAVGTALSGFLADVSYSLSFVLNGVTSGVFALFFLFYLQRVGTGSGDHSAELMRKKQAAGGASLWLLVTDVRLYLFMALGGMLINLGNSIWNTGVSPFIIEHGMSKQMFGYLWTLNGILIFVAQPVTNLIKRLAASSIKAQLTASAVLYMSGYVVILIMHSFPGMVLGMILTTLGEMLIAPAIPAFLSENSGKNAPFYLGLTGGIGSAGRVIGPYMMSGLYDGGGLTPVAWLAVITAAVSVGSFVIHSWVNKENRAPATNSSNVRTSQA; from the coding sequence ATGAAATCACTATCGCAATATCCGAAAGAAATTAAAGTTTTCCTTATCGCCAGTCTTATTAATGCCATTGGCAGCGCGCTAATGTGGCCGCTTGTCACGATGTTTGTCTTCGATCAGCTTGGACGCACCATGTCCGACGCCGGTCTCGTCATTCTTGTTCAATCCATCGGCGGGATCGCCGGTCAGCTGCTTGGAGGCGCGCTTTATCACCGGGTTGGCGTAAAAAAGCTAATCATCGGCGCTCTCGCCTTAAATGCGGCTGGACTGCTGTTTCTGCCGGCTTTAAGTCATGCCTGGACCGTATTTATCGTTATGATGGGTCTCATTGGGCTGTTTAACGCCTTGTCGATGCCCGCTATACAGGCCTTTATCGGCTTCCGATTTGCGGAGCGGCGCGGAGAGCTCTTCAATATCGTCTATATCGCCAACAATATCGGCGTCGCGGTTGGTACGGCGTTAAGCGGTTTTCTAGCCGATGTCTCCTATTCGCTCAGCTTTGTGCTGAACGGCGTTACATCCGGCGTATTCGCCTTGTTCTTCCTCTTCTATCTGCAGCGGGTTGGCACGGGCAGCGGGGATCATTCAGCGGAACTGATGCGGAAGAAACAAGCTGCTGGCGGCGCAAGCCTATGGCTGCTTGTCACCGACGTCCGGCTCTATTTGTTTATGGCGCTGGGAGGAATGCTGATCAACCTCGGCAACAGCATCTGGAATACCGGCGTCTCGCCTTTTATTATCGAACACGGCATGTCGAAACAAATGTTCGGCTATCTTTGGACGCTTAACGGCATTCTGATCTTTGTTGCCCAACCGGTGACCAATCTGATCAAACGGCTGGCTGCAAGCTCGATCAAAGCCCAGTTGACGGCAAGCGCCGTTCTGTACATGAGCGGTTACGTCGTGATTCTGATCATGCACAGCTTCCCAGGCATGGTGCTTGGCATGATTCTGACAACGCTAGGCGAGATGCTGATCGCGCCGGCTATTCCTGCATTCTTAAGCGAGAACAGCGGCAAAAACGCGCCATTCTATCTAGGCTTGACCGGCGGCATCGGTTCGGCTGGACGGGTTATCGGTCCGTATATGATGAGCGGACTTTATGACGGCGGCGGTTTAACGCCGGTTGCTTGGCTTGCCGTAATTACGGCGGCGGTATCAGTGGGCTCCTTCGTGATTCATTCTTGGGTCAACAAGGAGAATCGGGCACCTGCAACGAACTCGAGTAACGTCAGAACCTCCCAAGCCTAA
- a CDS encoding AraC family transcriptional regulator: MNLSNELFYGDSEDLFFLEYNKRKGHFTMSVEHIHGQYELYYLFSGERQYFIKDRKYPIAAGDLVLIPANELHKTSDTGVPNHARIVLYYNEKYFEQYGKEESELLLSPFLGSRRVFRLAHQERLRFEQLLYGLLQEVQERPPGHEMPIRHAVAEALLFAARHAIHNKPDPSDGSVPPSPAAAKAMEIASYVADHFREPLTLDSLSRQFHLSTSYLSRTFKKYTGFGLTEYIGITRVKEAQHQLRETDERITEIAAEVGFESLSQFERVFKTHIRLSPRDYRNQYGQKG, encoded by the coding sequence ATGAATTTAAGCAATGAACTATTCTATGGCGATTCAGAGGATCTTTTCTTTCTGGAATACAACAAGCGCAAGGGGCATTTCACGATGTCCGTCGAGCATATCCACGGGCAATACGAGCTCTATTACTTGTTCAGCGGGGAACGGCAGTATTTCATTAAAGACCGCAAATATCCGATTGCTGCCGGTGATCTGGTGCTTATTCCGGCCAATGAGCTGCACAAAACCTCGGATACCGGCGTTCCCAACCATGCGAGGATTGTCCTCTATTACAATGAAAAATATTTTGAGCAATACGGCAAGGAAGAGTCTGAGCTGCTTCTCTCCCCTTTCCTTGGCTCGCGCCGGGTTTTTCGGCTTGCCCATCAGGAGCGCCTTCGCTTTGAGCAGCTGTTGTACGGCCTTCTACAGGAGGTGCAGGAGCGTCCGCCAGGACATGAAATGCCGATTCGTCATGCCGTTGCCGAAGCTCTATTGTTCGCCGCGCGCCATGCGATTCATAACAAACCGGATCCAAGCGATGGTTCCGTCCCTCCTTCCCCGGCGGCAGCCAAAGCGATGGAGATTGCCAGCTATGTAGCCGACCATTTCCGGGAGCCGCTGACGCTAGACAGCTTAAGCCGGCAGTTCCATCTCAGTACCAGTTATTTGAGCCGCACGTTCAAGAAATACACCGGTTTCGGGCTAACGGAATATATCGGTATTACCCGGGTGAAGGAAGCGCAGCACCAGCTCCGCGAGACGGATGAACGAATTACCGAAATCGCAGCTGAAGTCGGGTTTGAAAGCCTGTCGCAGTTCGAGCGCGTATTCAAGACCCATATCCGCCTCTCGCCTCGCGATTACCGGAACCAATACGGACAAAAGGGATAA
- a CDS encoding Gfo/Idh/MocA family protein — MSNKKTYVQVGTGGRAEFFYGAIATTYRETSELLAFCDINQTRMDYANKLLQDKYDYPAVKTYKSDEFERMIEEIKPQFVIVTTVDRTHHQYIIRALELGCDVITEKPMTVDEDKCQEILDAVERTGRQVRVTFNYRYAPHHTKARELIENGTIGDVTSVHFEWLLNTQHGADYFRRWHRDKRNSGGLLVHKSTHHFDLVNFWIGSEPDTVFAMGDLLFYGRENAEKRGVTKFYDRATGNPNAENDPFALPLDNNEHLKAMYYDAEKEDGYRRDQSVFGDGISIEDTMSVMVRYKNKALLTYSLNAYLPWEGYRIAFNGTKGRIEMTVIEQSYVNSGGDKALEGAVQGVNIIVFPMFGEAYTAEFEEGEGGHGGGDPVLLNDIFGVPVEDRFKRAANHIDGARSILTGIAANKSIRTGQSVKVDDLVRFYE, encoded by the coding sequence ATGTCTAACAAGAAAACCTATGTGCAAGTCGGAACCGGGGGACGCGCGGAATTTTTCTATGGAGCGATTGCTACAACTTACCGTGAAACATCGGAACTGCTTGCCTTTTGCGATATTAATCAGACCCGTATGGACTATGCGAACAAGCTTCTGCAGGACAAGTACGATTACCCGGCTGTAAAGACTTACAAGAGTGACGAATTCGAACGCATGATCGAGGAAATCAAGCCGCAATTCGTTATCGTTACGACGGTTGACCGCACGCATCATCAATATATAATCCGTGCCCTCGAGCTTGGCTGCGATGTGATTACGGAGAAACCGATGACGGTAGACGAAGATAAATGCCAAGAAATTCTGGACGCGGTTGAGCGGACGGGGCGCCAAGTGCGCGTAACGTTCAACTACCGTTATGCACCTCATCATACAAAAGCCCGTGAACTAATTGAAAACGGTACCATCGGCGATGTGACCTCCGTACACTTCGAGTGGCTGTTGAATACGCAGCACGGCGCGGACTACTTCCGCAGATGGCACCGCGACAAGCGTAACAGCGGCGGACTTCTTGTCCACAAATCGACTCATCACTTCGACCTTGTAAACTTCTGGATCGGTTCGGAGCCCGATACGGTATTCGCGATGGGCGACCTGCTGTTCTACGGCCGGGAAAATGCCGAGAAGCGCGGCGTTACCAAGTTCTATGATCGAGCAACCGGCAATCCAAACGCGGAGAACGATCCGTTTGCGCTGCCGCTTGATAATAATGAGCATTTGAAAGCCATGTATTACGACGCGGAGAAAGAAGACGGTTACCGCCGCGACCAAAGCGTATTCGGCGACGGCATTTCGATCGAAGACACGATGAGTGTTATGGTCCGCTACAAGAACAAAGCTTTGCTGACGTATTCTCTTAATGCTTACCTGCCTTGGGAAGGTTACCGGATTGCGTTCAACGGTACAAAAGGCCGCATCGAAATGACCGTAATCGAACAGTCCTACGTCAACTCCGGCGGCGATAAAGCCTTGGAAGGCGCGGTTCAAGGCGTTAATATCATCGTATTCCCGATGTTTGGCGAAGCCTATACGGCAGAATTTGAAGAAGGCGAAGGCGGACATGGCGGCGGCGATCCGGTTCTGCTGAACGATATCTTTGGCGTACCGGTGGAAGACCGCTTCAAACGCGCGGCTAACCATATCGACGGCGCGCGTTCGATCCTGACAGGCATTGCAGCCAATAAATCGATCCGTACGGGCCAATCGGTGAAAGTCGATGACCTGGTACGTTTTTACGAATAG
- the uxaC gene encoding glucuronate isomerase has translation MKAFMDDQFLLNSDTAALLYEQFAKPMPIIDYHCHLDPKAIYENKPFRNLTEVWLYGDHYKWRAMRANGIAEEYVTGGEGVSDYDRFLAYARTVPMAIGNPLYHWSHLELKRLFGIEDIINEKNAPVIWEKANKLFEGEGMTPQELVRVSNVRVVCTTDDPADSLEYHVKLMEEDRHGFQVRPSFRPDKALEINRATFLPWISRLEEASGYEVSDYGLLLKALKERVEFFHQTGCLLSDHAIDTVMYADATEEQAAAIFAKALRGESVSMEEEAQYKSFTLVYLSRLYADHGWAMQLHIHAHRNNNAAMMRRLGPDTGYDSINTGSLAGPLVRLLDSMENNGGLPRTILYSLNASDNDVLASIIGSFQDGTIPGKIQLGSAWWFNDTIDGMLAQMKSLANMGLISRFVGMLTDSRSFLSYPRHEYFRRILCNLLGDWVESGHAPADMELLGSIVEGVCYRNAEQYFRFGSESASIKVQAEVAQ, from the coding sequence ATGAAGGCTTTTATGGATGATCAATTTCTATTGAACAGCGACACCGCTGCCTTGTTATACGAGCAGTTCGCAAAGCCGATGCCGATTATCGACTATCATTGCCATCTCGATCCGAAAGCGATCTACGAGAATAAGCCGTTCCGCAATTTGACCGAGGTATGGCTGTATGGCGATCACTACAAATGGCGCGCGATGCGGGCTAACGGCATTGCGGAGGAGTACGTGACAGGCGGCGAGGGTGTCAGCGATTATGACCGGTTCCTTGCTTATGCCCGCACGGTTCCGATGGCGATCGGTAATCCGCTGTATCATTGGTCTCATCTGGAGCTTAAGCGTTTGTTCGGCATTGAAGACATTATTAACGAGAAGAATGCTCCGGTTATCTGGGAGAAAGCGAATAAATTGTTTGAAGGCGAAGGAATGACGCCGCAGGAGCTGGTGCGCGTATCGAATGTCCGCGTCGTATGCACGACCGATGACCCGGCGGATTCGCTGGAGTATCACGTCAAGCTGATGGAGGAGGACCGTCACGGGTTCCAGGTAAGGCCTTCGTTCCGTCCGGACAAGGCGCTCGAGATTAACCGCGCGACATTCCTGCCGTGGATCAGCCGCCTGGAGGAAGCAAGCGGTTATGAAGTATCCGATTACGGCTTGTTGCTTAAAGCGTTGAAGGAGAGAGTGGAATTCTTCCATCAGACGGGTTGTCTGCTGTCCGACCATGCCATCGATACGGTTATGTATGCGGACGCGACGGAAGAGCAGGCGGCGGCGATCTTTGCGAAAGCTCTCCGCGGAGAATCGGTAAGCATGGAGGAAGAAGCGCAATACAAGTCCTTTACGCTGGTCTATCTGTCCCGTCTGTATGCCGATCATGGCTGGGCGATGCAGCTTCATATTCATGCCCATCGCAACAACAATGCTGCGATGATGCGACGTCTAGGTCCGGATACCGGTTATGATTCCATTAACACGGGTTCGCTCGCGGGACCGCTTGTCCGACTGCTCGACAGTATGGAAAATAACGGCGGTCTGCCGCGTACGATTCTATATTCCTTGAATGCTTCGGATAACGACGTGCTTGCGTCTATTATCGGCAGTTTCCAAGACGGTACGATTCCGGGTAAAATCCAGCTTGGCTCGGCATGGTGGTTCAATGATACGATTGACGGCATGCTGGCTCAAATGAAATCCCTTGCGAATATGGGCCTGATCAGCCGGTTTGTAGGCATGCTGACCGATTCGCGGAGCTTCCTGTCTTATCCGCGCCACGAATACTTCCGCCGGATTCTGTGCAATTTGCTTGGCGACTGGGTGGAATCCGGTCATGCGCCGGCGGATATGGAGCTGCTTGGCTCTATCGTTGAAGGTGTCTGCTACCGCAACGCAGAGCAATACTTCCGTTTTGGTTCGGAATCGGCGAGCATTAAGGTTCAAGCGGAGGTTGCCCAATGA
- a CDS encoding tagaturonate reductase has translation MSSLTNNLPSLNYASLREGEASSYNRMKSYPVKVLQIGEGNFLRGFVDWMIHRCNEQGLFNGSIAVSQPRPMGAAKLKELKEQDGLYYQWIRGLHEGELIDRRELISVFSDFIDPYQEWERFLAQAANPGLELVVSNTTEAGLVYQASEWAPDQPILSYPGKLTLLLYRRFEHFGGDSGKGLLLLPCELVERNGDKLRDIVLQHASDWKLPEAFAVWIREHNRFLNSLVDRIVTGFPAEEANERYTEWGITDRLLNAAEPYHIWAIEGEEKLDERLPFVKAGLNVVWTNDLQSYQLRKVRILNGAHTWMAAYGLLNGLNEVREVVEHPMYGAHLREVVFNEIVPSVPLPEAEMKIYAEQVIERFANPYVRHKLTDIAMNSLSKFKVRLLPTLMAYYERSGDLPPYIVTAFASLLKLYRVKQTEEGAYAGSRLDGSQLLIRDDAAMLAELASLWNKADNGELSMKELLEDILGRDSWWGIDLNGIAGLSDRLTAEFAHLEE, from the coding sequence ATGAGCTCCCTGACGAATAATCTGCCTAGCTTGAATTATGCCAGCCTGCGGGAAGGAGAGGCTTCATCTTATAACCGGATGAAGTCTTATCCTGTTAAGGTGCTGCAGATTGGCGAAGGCAATTTCCTCCGCGGCTTTGTGGATTGGATGATTCACCGCTGCAATGAGCAAGGGCTTTTTAACGGCAGCATTGCGGTATCCCAGCCTCGTCCAATGGGCGCAGCGAAGCTGAAAGAGCTGAAGGAGCAGGATGGTCTGTATTATCAATGGATCAGAGGCTTGCATGAAGGAGAGCTAATAGACCGCCGCGAGCTGATCTCTGTCTTCTCCGACTTTATTGATCCTTATCAGGAATGGGAGCGTTTCCTTGCGCAAGCGGCAAATCCGGGTTTAGAGCTGGTTGTGTCCAATACGACGGAAGCGGGTCTTGTCTATCAGGCATCGGAATGGGCGCCGGATCAGCCGATTTTATCGTACCCGGGCAAGCTGACGCTGCTCCTGTACCGCAGGTTTGAGCATTTTGGCGGCGATTCGGGCAAAGGTCTGCTCCTCCTGCCATGCGAGCTTGTTGAGCGTAACGGCGATAAGCTTCGCGACATCGTGCTGCAGCATGCTTCGGATTGGAAGCTGCCGGAAGCGTTCGCGGTCTGGATCCGGGAGCATAACCGGTTCCTGAATTCGCTGGTTGACCGGATTGTCACAGGCTTTCCGGCCGAAGAAGCGAATGAGCGTTATACGGAATGGGGGATCACTGACCGTCTCTTGAATGCGGCTGAGCCTTATCATATCTGGGCGATAGAAGGGGAAGAGAAGCTTGACGAGCGGCTTCCGTTCGTGAAGGCCGGATTAAACGTCGTATGGACAAATGATCTGCAGTCCTATCAGCTTCGCAAGGTACGGATCCTGAACGGTGCGCATACCTGGATGGCGGCGTACGGGCTGCTGAACGGACTAAATGAAGTAAGGGAAGTCGTTGAGCATCCTATGTACGGCGCGCATCTGCGCGAAGTTGTTTTTAATGAGATTGTGCCATCCGTTCCGCTTCCGGAAGCGGAGATGAAGATCTATGCCGAGCAGGTTATCGAACGGTTCGCCAATCCGTATGTCCGGCATAAGCTGACGGATATTGCGATGAACAGCCTGTCCAAATTCAAGGTGCGCCTGCTGCCTACTCTAATGGCTTATTATGAGCGCTCAGGCGATTTGCCGCCGTATATCGTGACGGCATTTGCTTCCTTGCTTAAGCTCTACCGCGTGAAGCAAACAGAGGAAGGTGCTTATGCCGGCAGCCGTTTGGATGGAAGCCAGCTGCTCATTCGCGACGATGCGGCTATGCTTGCGGAGCTTGCCTCCCTTTGGAATAAGGCGGATAACGGCGAGCTAAGCATGAAGGAACTGCTGGAGGATATTCTCGGCCGCGACTCATGGTGGGGAATTGATCTAAACGGAATTGCAGGCCTGTCGGACCGGTTAACGGCTGAGTTTGCACATTTGGAGGAATAA